In the genome of Rhodoferax sp. BAB1, one region contains:
- the gmk gene encoding guanylate kinase — MDHPGNLYVIAAPSGAGKSTLVKALLAQDPRLQLSVSHTTRSPRGQEQNGREYYFVSPAAFDAMVQADAFVEWAHVHNHRYGTSRQAIEDKIRAGADIVLEIDYQGAMQIKTLFPDAVTIFILPPSWAELRARLEKRGEDSAEVIALRLENAATEMAQAPNFDFVIINDLFERALADLQLVVNAQRLRYPAQRRSRPDAFQALRLP; from the coding sequence ATGGACCATCCCGGTAATCTCTACGTCATCGCCGCCCCCAGCGGGGCCGGCAAGTCCACTCTGGTCAAGGCCCTGCTGGCGCAGGACCCCCGCCTGCAGCTCTCGGTCTCGCACACCACGCGCTCGCCCCGGGGCCAGGAGCAGAACGGGCGCGAGTACTACTTCGTCTCGCCCGCGGCCTTCGACGCCATGGTCCAGGCCGACGCCTTCGTCGAGTGGGCCCATGTGCACAACCACCGCTACGGTACCTCGCGCCAGGCCATCGAGGACAAGATCCGGGCCGGCGCCGACATCGTGCTGGAGATCGACTACCAGGGGGCCATGCAGATCAAGACGCTGTTCCCGGACGCCGTGACCATCTTCATCCTGCCGCCGAGCTGGGCGGAATTGCGTGCCCGGCTGGAAAAACGCGGCGAAGACAGCGCCGAGGTGATCGCCCTGCGGCTGGAGAATGCCGCCACCGAGATGGCCCAGGCCCCGAACTTCGATTTCGTTATAATCAACGACTTGTTCGAGCGCGCGCTGGCCGACCTTCAACTGGTCGTGAATGCCCAGCGGCTTCGGTACCCGGCCCAGCGCCGGTCCCGGCCCGACGCCTTCCAGGCGCTGCGCCTGCCCTGA
- a CDS encoding YicC/YloC family endoribonuclease produces MPVYSMTGYASAQQGAATGPDSPSAPVRLGLEIRSVNGRFLDFSLRLSEELRTHEPALRELVQSRLKRGKVELRAFVESTVAGNVAEPSPRLLQRLNTLQDSVKSWLPEARGLSVADILKLSSGEQGAGQDWGPALQALATQALDALVQARAREGARLATMLLGHIAQLRQLATQAGPMLPLLVEQQRQRFLERWQEAMALTDGATPPQAAQERALTEATAYAIRIDVAEELTRLASHLDEIERLLKKGGEVGKRLDFLIQELHREANTLGSKSAALDLTRISVDMKVLIEQMREQVQNLE; encoded by the coding sequence ATGCCAGTTTACAGCATGACCGGCTACGCCAGTGCCCAGCAGGGCGCCGCCACCGGCCCCGACAGCCCCTCCGCGCCCGTGCGCCTCGGCCTGGAAATCCGCTCCGTCAACGGCCGCTTCCTGGACTTCAGCCTGCGCCTGTCCGAGGAACTGCGCACGCACGAACCCGCCCTGCGCGAACTGGTGCAGAGCCGGCTCAAGCGCGGCAAGGTCGAACTGCGCGCCTTTGTCGAATCCACCGTGGCCGGCAACGTGGCCGAGCCCAGCCCGCGCCTGCTGCAGCGCCTCAACACGCTGCAGGACAGCGTGAAGTCCTGGCTGCCCGAAGCCCGGGGCCTGAGCGTGGCCGACATCCTCAAGCTGTCCTCTGGCGAACAGGGCGCCGGCCAGGACTGGGGCCCGGCCCTGCAGGCCCTGGCGACCCAGGCACTGGACGCCCTGGTGCAGGCCCGCGCGCGCGAAGGCGCCCGCCTGGCCACCATGCTGCTGGGCCACATCGCCCAGCTGCGCCAGCTGGCCACCCAGGCGGGGCCCATGCTGCCCCTGCTGGTGGAGCAGCAGCGCCAGCGCTTCCTGGAACGCTGGCAGGAAGCCATGGCCCTGACCGACGGCGCCACCCCTCCCCAGGCCGCCCAGGAGCGCGCCCTGACCGAAGCCACCGCCTACGCCATCCGCATCGACGTGGCCGAGGAGCTGACCCGCCTGGCCTCGCACCTGGACGAGATCGAGCGCCTGCTCAAGAAGGGGGGCGAGGTCGGCAAACGCCTGGACTTCCTGATCCAGGAACTGCACCGCGAGGCCAACACCCTGGGCTCCAAATCGGCCGCCCTGGACCTGACCCGCATCTCGGTGGACATGAAGGTGCTGATCGAGCAGATGCGCGAGCAGGTGCAGAACCTAGAATAA
- a CDS encoding serine/threonine-protein kinase: MSKVKPAPLSPETQIGGYRVVRKVAAGGFGVVYLAIDPEGQQVAIKEYLPASLVARAPGELLPQVTTEKLSLYRLGLKSFFEEGRSLAQISHPSVVSVLNFFRENETVYMVMNYLEGASLQDFIITARDQKQQKVFRESTIRSLFDEILRGLRIVHQHKMLHLDIKPANIFITDDNRSVLIDFGAAREVLSKEGNFIRPMYTPGFAAPEMYRRDAAMGPWTDIYAIGACIYACMQGYPPNEAPQRLEKDRLTTALARLRGVYSDNLIEVVEWTMALDPLSRPQSVFALQKELSREGERRYTKLSMAEKMRLQFDTMVADTKKSVKSVTGVAAVKPK; the protein is encoded by the coding sequence ATGTCCAAGGTCAAACCAGCACCCCTGTCCCCGGAAACCCAGATCGGCGGTTACCGCGTCGTCCGCAAGGTGGCGGCCGGAGGCTTTGGCGTGGTGTACCTGGCCATCGACCCGGAGGGCCAGCAGGTCGCCATCAAGGAATACCTGCCCGCATCCCTCGTGGCGCGCGCGCCCGGCGAACTGCTGCCCCAGGTCACCACCGAGAAACTGTCCCTGTACCGCCTCGGCCTCAAGAGCTTCTTCGAGGAGGGCCGCTCGCTGGCGCAGATCTCGCACCCCTCCGTGGTCAGCGTGCTGAACTTCTTCCGCGAGAACGAGACCGTCTACATGGTGATGAACTACCTGGAGGGCGCGTCCCTGCAGGACTTCATCATCACCGCACGCGACCAGAAGCAGCAGAAGGTGTTCCGCGAGTCCACCATCCGCTCGCTGTTCGACGAGATCCTGCGCGGCCTGCGCATCGTGCACCAGCACAAGATGCTGCACCTGGACATCAAGCCGGCCAACATCTTCATCACCGACGACAACCGCTCGGTGCTGATCGACTTCGGCGCCGCACGCGAAGTGCTGAGCAAGGAAGGCAACTTCATCCGCCCCATGTACACGCCCGGCTTCGCCGCGCCCGAGATGTACCGGCGCGATGCCGCCATGGGCCCCTGGACCGACATCTACGCCATCGGGGCCTGCATCTACGCCTGCATGCAGGGTTACCCGCCCAACGAGGCGCCGCAACGCCTGGAGAAAGACCGCCTGACCACGGCGCTGGCGCGCCTGCGCGGCGTGTATTCGGACAACCTGATCGAGGTGGTCGAATGGACCATGGCGCTCGATCCCCTGTCGCGGCCGCAGTCGGTGTTTGCCCTGCAGAAAGAACTCAGCCGCGAAGGTGAGCGCCGTTACACCAAGCTGTCCATGGCCGAGAAGATGCGCCTGCAGTTCGACACCATGGTGGCGGACACCAAGAAAAGCGTCAAAAGCGTGACCGGCGTTGCTGCCGTCAAACCGAAATGA
- a CDS encoding PP2C family serine/threonine-protein phosphatase — protein sequence MKFSVFQVSRKGGRGTNEDRMGYCYTRDAALFLLADGMGGHPEGEVAAQLALQVVSAAFQQETKTGIKDPRAFLASSVLLAHRQILTYAASKNMLDTPRTTFVAALVQGDSVSWVHCGDSRLYMVRDGEMLARTRDHSYAEQRQDEVPPGAKNGEKTNRNVLFTCLGSPANPVFDVMGPINLQQSDRILLCSDGLWSALSDIEITYDLGLKPVARAVPDLVDKALEKAGANSDNVTVIAMEWETPDNFEETRGSVTTDSINDGVFASTVQAGGVDTIVEDLDDEAIERSIAEINEAIRRTAARRNG from the coding sequence ATGAAATTTTCCGTTTTCCAGGTCAGTCGCAAGGGTGGTCGTGGCACCAATGAAGACCGCATGGGCTACTGCTACACGCGTGATGCCGCGCTGTTCCTGCTGGCCGACGGCATGGGTGGCCACCCGGAGGGCGAAGTCGCGGCCCAGCTGGCGCTGCAGGTGGTCTCGGCCGCCTTCCAGCAGGAGACCAAGACCGGCATCAAGGACCCGCGTGCCTTTCTGGCGTCCTCGGTGCTGCTGGCGCATCGCCAGATCCTGACCTATGCCGCCAGCAAGAACATGCTGGACACGCCGCGCACCACCTTCGTGGCGGCCCTGGTCCAGGGTGACAGCGTGAGCTGGGTGCACTGCGGTGATTCGCGCCTGTACATGGTGCGCGACGGCGAGATGCTGGCGCGCACACGCGACCACTCTTATGCGGAACAACGCCAGGACGAGGTGCCCCCGGGCGCCAAGAACGGCGAGAAGACCAACCGCAACGTGCTCTTCACCTGCCTGGGCTCGCCGGCCAATCCGGTGTTCGACGTCATGGGACCGATCAACCTGCAGCAGAGCGACCGCATCCTGCTGTGTTCCGACGGCCTGTGGAGCGCCCTGTCGGATATCGAGATCACCTATGACCTCGGCCTCAAGCCGGTGGCGCGCGCCGTCCCTGATCTGGTCGACAAGGCGCTGGAGAAAGCCGGCGCCAACAGCGACAACGTGACCGTGATCGCCATGGAGTGGGAAACGCCCGACAACTTCGAGGAAACCCGCGGCAGCGTCACCACCGACAGCATCAACGACGGCGTCTTTGCTTCCACGGTGCAGGCCGGTGGCGTGGACACCATCGTCGAGGATCTGGACGACGAGGCCATCGAACGCTCGATCGCCGAGATCAACGAAGCCATCCGCCGCACTGCCGCACGCCGCAACGGCTGA
- the rph gene encoding ribonuclease PH translates to MTEFVRSGGRAADQLRPVRITRHYTIHAEGSVLIEFGNTRVLCTASVEERVPPHKKGSGEGWVTAEYGMLPRATHTRSDREAARGKQTGRTQEIQRLIGRSLRAVFDLKVLGERTITLDCDVLQADGGTRTAAITGAFVAAQDAVHALLAAGKLTASPISGHVAAISVGIVQGTPLLDLEYTEDSACDTDMNVVMTGAGHYIEVQGTAEGAAFSRQEMDRLLALAESGVKELVRLQDAALKS, encoded by the coding sequence ATGACTGAATTTGTCCGTAGCGGTGGCCGTGCCGCCGACCAGCTGCGCCCCGTGCGCATCACCCGCCACTACACCATCCACGCCGAAGGCTCGGTGCTGATCGAATTCGGCAACACGCGCGTGCTCTGCACCGCTTCGGTGGAAGAGCGCGTGCCGCCGCACAAGAAAGGCAGCGGCGAGGGCTGGGTCACGGCCGAGTACGGCATGCTGCCGCGCGCCACCCACACCCGCAGCGACCGCGAGGCCGCGCGTGGCAAGCAGACCGGCCGCACGCAGGAGATCCAGCGCCTGATCGGCCGCTCCCTGCGCGCCGTCTTCGACCTGAAGGTACTGGGCGAACGCACCATTACCCTGGACTGCGACGTGCTGCAGGCCGACGGCGGCACCCGCACGGCCGCCATCACGGGCGCCTTTGTCGCCGCGCAGGACGCTGTCCACGCCCTGCTGGCCGCCGGCAAGCTCACCGCCTCGCCCATCAGCGGCCACGTGGCCGCCATCTCGGTGGGCATCGTGCAGGGCACGCCCCTGCTGGACCTGGAGTACACCGAGGACTCGGCCTGCGACACCGACATGAACGTGGTGATGACCGGCGCCGGCCACTACATCGAGGTGCAGGGCACGGCCGAAGGCGCGGCCTTCAGCCGCCAGGAGATGGACCGCCTGCTGGCCCTGGCCGAGTCGGGTGTCAAGGAACTGGTCCGCCTGCAAGACGCGGCGCTGAAGTCCTGA
- the rdgB gene encoding RdgB/HAM1 family non-canonical purine NTP pyrophosphatase yields MKKIVLASNNAGKLRELQEMLAPLGLELVRQGELNIPEAEEPFRTFLENALAKARHAAKLSGLPAIADDAGLCVDAFGGLPGVDTAFYATQFGYAKGDDNNVTALLEQMKGVENRRAAMVSTLVALRSADDPEPLVAVGRVSGEIARERLGTNGFGFDPVMFIPEFGQTFAQLPIEVKNANSHRGRAAKAMVELIRERWL; encoded by the coding sequence ATGAAAAAGATCGTCCTCGCCTCCAACAACGCGGGCAAGCTGCGCGAGCTGCAGGAGATGCTGGCGCCGCTGGGTCTGGAGCTGGTGCGCCAGGGCGAGCTGAACATTCCCGAGGCCGAGGAGCCGTTTCGCACCTTCCTGGAAAACGCGCTGGCCAAGGCACGCCATGCCGCGAAACTCAGCGGCTTGCCGGCCATCGCGGACGACGCCGGCCTGTGCGTGGACGCCTTCGGGGGCCTGCCCGGTGTGGACACGGCTTTTTATGCCACGCAGTTCGGTTACGCCAAGGGTGACGACAACAACGTCACGGCCCTGCTGGAGCAGATGAAGGGTGTGGAGAACCGGCGTGCCGCCATGGTCAGCACCCTGGTGGCCCTGCGTTCGGCTGATGACCCCGAGCCCCTGGTGGCCGTGGGTCGTGTCAGCGGCGAGATCGCGCGCGAGCGCCTGGGTACAAACGGCTTCGGTTTCGACCCGGTGATGTTCATCCCCGAGTTCGGCCAGACCTTCGCCCAGTTGCCCATCGAGGTCAAGAACGCCAACAGCCATCGCGGCCGGGCTGCCAAGGCCATGGTCGAGCTGATCCGCGAGCGTTGGCTTTAG
- the hemW gene encoding radical SAM family heme chaperone HemW has translation MAHDIQHYLRPGTLQLASLPPLSLYVHLPWCLKKCPYCDFNSHEMRAADMPEQRYLDALVADLDSALPLIWGRSVHSIFLGGGTPSLFAPESIERLLSDIRARLKLSADCEITLEANPGTFEKERFRAFRDAGVTRLSVGVQSFKDEHLQRIGRVHDSAQAIAALEEAARSFDTWNLDLMYALPGQSLEGLGQEIDQALAFAPPHLSIYHLTIEPNTYFAKHPPQIPEEDTAYAMLDLITERTGLAGLQRYEVSAYARTGHHCRHNLNYWQYGDYLGIGAGAHGKLSFAHRIVRQVRTREPRLYMERALAGNAVSQEEEIKRADLPFEFMLNALRLRQGFALGEFSERTGLAITAIARQLEEAERKGWITRDLQRVRPTALGFDFLSDLQSLFLPDPA, from the coding sequence ATGGCGCACGACATCCAGCATTACCTGCGCCCCGGCACGCTGCAACTGGCCAGCCTGCCGCCGCTCTCTCTCTACGTGCACCTGCCCTGGTGCCTGAAGAAGTGCCCTTATTGCGACTTCAACTCCCACGAGATGCGTGCGGCGGACATGCCCGAACAGCGTTATCTCGACGCCCTGGTGGCCGATCTGGACAGTGCGCTCCCGCTCATCTGGGGCCGCAGCGTGCACAGCATCTTTCTCGGGGGCGGCACACCCAGCCTGTTCGCGCCCGAGTCCATCGAGCGCCTGCTGTCCGACATCCGCGCCCGCCTCAAGCTTTCGGCCGACTGCGAGATCACCCTGGAGGCCAACCCCGGCACCTTCGAGAAGGAGCGTTTCCGCGCCTTCCGCGATGCCGGCGTCACGCGCCTGTCGGTGGGCGTACAGAGTTTCAAGGACGAGCACCTGCAGCGTATCGGCCGGGTGCACGACAGCGCCCAGGCCATCGCGGCGCTGGAAGAGGCCGCGCGCAGCTTCGACACCTGGAACCTGGACCTGATGTACGCGCTGCCCGGCCAGAGCCTGGAGGGCTTGGGCCAGGAAATCGACCAGGCCCTGGCCTTTGCGCCGCCGCATCTCTCGATCTACCACCTGACCATCGAGCCCAACACGTATTTCGCCAAGCACCCGCCCCAGATTCCCGAGGAGGACACGGCCTACGCCATGCTGGACCTGATCACCGAGCGCACCGGCCTGGCCGGCCTGCAGCGTTACGAGGTCTCGGCCTACGCCCGGACCGGCCACCATTGCCGGCACAACCTCAACTACTGGCAGTACGGTGATTACCTGGGCATCGGCGCCGGCGCACACGGCAAGCTCAGTTTTGCGCACCGCATCGTGCGCCAGGTGCGCACACGCGAGCCGCGCCTGTACATGGAGCGCGCGCTGGCCGGCAACGCCGTCTCGCAGGAAGAGGAGATCAAGCGCGCCGACCTGCCCTTCGAATTCATGCTCAACGCCCTGCGCCTGCGCCAGGGTTTTGCGCTGGGCGAGTTCAGCGAGCGCACCGGCCTGGCCATCACGGCCATCGCGCGCCAGCTCGAAGAGGCCGAGCGCAAAGGCTGGATCACGCGCGACCTGCAGCGCGTGCGGCCGACGGCGCTGGGCTTCGACTTCCTCAGCGACCTGCAGAGCCTGTTCCTGCCCGATCCCGCCTGA
- a CDS encoding CBS domain-containing protein, giving the protein MFSIYGESGRIFKGAMEDLWRIEALRAVTRTRRLEAQQTTPAVSAVTGHEAPPPRTLAGAALSAYAQASGGPPARHPLTRVADVMSRGVTTVTQDFTVLQAWQMLGGAGLGQAPVINAQGELVGLLTRAELLNLERLPQPDAPSLVWRALLMQPVSAVMLSPVPAVSEDIDLRRVARVLLDTRLPGLPVVAEEGQVTGFISRSDILRAVVHDPPLDLWS; this is encoded by the coding sequence ATGTTCTCGATCTACGGCGAAAGCGGGCGCATCTTCAAGGGCGCGATGGAAGACCTGTGGCGCATCGAGGCCCTGCGCGCGGTCACGCGCACGCGCCGCCTCGAAGCCCAGCAGACGACCCCGGCGGTCAGCGCCGTGACCGGCCACGAGGCCCCGCCGCCCCGCACCCTGGCGGGTGCCGCCCTGTCGGCTTATGCCCAGGCCAGCGGCGGCCCGCCGGCACGGCATCCGCTGACCCGGGTGGCCGATGTCATGAGCCGGGGCGTCACCACCGTCACGCAGGATTTCACCGTGCTGCAGGCCTGGCAGATGCTGGGCGGTGCCGGCCTGGGCCAGGCGCCCGTGATCAATGCGCAGGGCGAGCTGGTCGGTCTGCTGACCCGCGCCGAACTGCTGAACCTGGAGCGCCTGCCCCAGCCCGATGCCCCCAGCCTGGTCTGGCGTGCCCTGCTGATGCAGCCGGTCTCGGCCGTCATGCTCAGCCCGGTGCCGGCGGTGTCCGAAGACATCGACCTGCGCCGCGTCGCGCGCGTGCTGCTCGACACCCGGCTGCCGGGCCTGCCCGTGGTGGCCGAGGAAGGGCAGGTCACCGGTTTCATCTCGCGCAGCGACATCCTGCGTGCGGTAGTTCACGACCCGCCGCTCGATCTCTGGAGTTGA
- a CDS encoding EAL domain-containing protein: MLANLKNYWRCDARYFLPAVLVFVAAMALPPFPLFEDRASSMLQLHLLLELFAVIVAILIVVVSWHDLKHRFNPESGILLAGFTMVAFVDLVHALTYDGMPRLVIDSSTPRAIFFWLAGRTLVLLTLLLVVLRLRLPFSRYVWLGIATVLGAGLFWLGTWGMDWVPTTFVAGSGVTTFKRNYEYGLFIGYVLLALLFIYRAGAGNRPRSFAFATSCLVMAMGEIVFSNYKAPSDFLNIFGHVFKIVSYAFLYQNVFVLAIRQPYEALRKSEERFRALTELSVDGYWEQDRNFRFTQVSQSFNGMDMQAMLGRTRWELPVLGVSPEQWQVHRAQLERHEPFRDFVYQVEVAPGQVRTLAANGSPLFGEDGEFLGYQGVGRDITDQLAAEKRIEFLAYHDTLTGLPNHRLLHEQFAQLTAPSMHAEGRAALLLLDLDNFKGINDILGHDSGDALLREVARRLRAKARDVDVVSRQGGDEFYVLMPGLRHTDDVALLASALMECLQEPLMLAGQEIVTSASMGVAIYPDDGADLETLRKKADVAMYQAKQAGRNTYRFFDAAMNVEAFEHLSLRNGLHRALERGELALHYQPQFDLSSGVVIGVEALLRWRHPERGLISPARFIPVAEESGLIVPIGVWVLREACRQAADWQRSGLPGLTMAVNLSAVQFKRGDVEQSVLRALEESGLSAQLLELELTESILIQNAEGVLASLKRLKQLGVKLSIDDFGTGYSSLSYLKRFDIDKLKIDQSFVRDLGSDEDDAAIVRAVIQMAHGLNLKTIAEGVETVEMLESLCRFGCDEAQGYHFARPMPAAEMTDFLRRVVAEPVATPLNQRG, encoded by the coding sequence GTGCTTGCGAACCTGAAGAACTACTGGCGTTGCGATGCCCGGTATTTCCTGCCGGCCGTGCTGGTCTTTGTCGCGGCCATGGCGCTGCCACCTTTCCCCCTGTTCGAGGACCGGGCTTCCAGCATGCTGCAGCTGCACCTGCTGCTGGAGCTGTTCGCCGTCATCGTGGCCATCCTGATCGTGGTGGTGTCCTGGCACGACCTCAAGCACCGCTTCAATCCGGAATCGGGCATCCTGCTGGCAGGTTTCACCATGGTGGCCTTCGTGGACCTGGTGCATGCCCTGACCTACGACGGTATGCCCCGGCTGGTGATCGACAGTTCGACCCCGCGTGCCATCTTCTTCTGGCTGGCGGGGCGCACCCTGGTCCTGCTGACCCTGCTGCTGGTGGTGCTGCGCCTGCGCCTGCCCTTCTCGCGCTATGTGTGGCTGGGCATCGCCACCGTGTTGGGGGCCGGCCTGTTCTGGCTGGGCACCTGGGGCATGGACTGGGTGCCGACCACCTTCGTCGCCGGCAGCGGTGTCACGACCTTCAAGCGCAACTACGAATATGGCCTGTTCATCGGTTATGTGCTGCTGGCCCTGCTCTTCATCTACCGCGCGGGCGCGGGCAACCGCCCGCGTTCCTTTGCCTTCGCCACCTCCTGCCTGGTCATGGCCATGGGCGAGATCGTGTTCTCCAACTACAAGGCGCCCTCGGACTTCCTGAACATCTTCGGCCACGTCTTCAAGATCGTCTCTTATGCCTTCCTCTACCAGAACGTCTTCGTGCTGGCGATCCGCCAGCCCTACGAAGCCCTGCGCAAGAGCGAGGAGCGTTTCCGGGCCCTGACCGAGCTGTCCGTCGACGGCTACTGGGAGCAGGACCGCAACTTCCGTTTCACCCAGGTGTCGCAGTCCTTCAATGGCATGGACATGCAGGCCATGCTGGGCCGGACCCGCTGGGAGCTGCCCGTGCTGGGCGTGAGCCCCGAGCAGTGGCAGGTCCACCGTGCCCAGCTGGAGCGGCACGAGCCTTTCCGCGATTTCGTCTACCAGGTCGAGGTGGCGCCCGGCCAGGTCCGCACCCTGGCGGCCAACGGCAGCCCCCTGTTCGGCGAGGACGGCGAGTTCCTGGGTTACCAGGGGGTGGGCCGCGACATCACCGACCAGCTGGCGGCCGAGAAACGCATCGAGTTCCTGGCCTACCACGACACGCTGACCGGCCTGCCCAACCACCGCCTGCTGCATGAGCAGTTTGCGCAGCTGACCGCCCCGTCCATGCATGCCGAGGGACGGGCCGCCCTGCTGCTGCTGGACCTGGACAACTTCAAGGGCATCAACGACATCCTCGGGCACGACAGCGGCGATGCCCTGCTGCGCGAGGTGGCCCGGCGCCTGCGGGCGAAAGCGCGCGACGTGGATGTGGTGAGTCGCCAGGGCGGTGACGAGTTTTATGTGCTGATGCCGGGCTTGCGGCACACCGATGACGTGGCCCTGCTGGCGTCCGCCCTGATGGAATGCCTGCAGGAACCCCTGATGCTGGCAGGGCAGGAAATCGTCACCTCGGCCTCCATGGGCGTGGCGATCTACCCCGACGACGGCGCTGATCTGGAGACCCTGCGCAAGAAGGCCGATGTGGCCATGTACCAGGCCAAGCAGGCCGGTCGCAACACCTACCGCTTCTTCGATGCGGCCATGAATGTGGAGGCCTTCGAGCACCTCAGCCTGCGCAATGGCCTGCACCGCGCGCTGGAGCGCGGTGAACTCGCCCTGCATTACCAGCCGCAGTTCGATCTCTCCAGCGGCGTCGTGATCGGCGTGGAGGCGCTGCTGCGCTGGCGCCATCCCGAGCGTGGCCTGATCTCACCGGCCCGTTTCATCCCGGTGGCCGAGGAAAGCGGCCTGATCGTGCCCATCGGTGTGTGGGTGCTGCGCGAAGCCTGCCGCCAGGCGGCGGACTGGCAGCGTAGCGGGTTGCCGGGCCTGACCATGGCGGTCAACCTCTCGGCCGTGCAGTTCAAGCGCGGTGATGTCGAGCAGTCGGTGCTGCGCGCGCTGGAGGAATCAGGCCTGTCTGCGCAGCTGCTGGAACTGGAACTCACCGAGTCCATCCTGATCCAGAACGCCGAGGGCGTGCTGGCCAGCCTCAAGCGCCTCAAGCAGCTGGGCGTGAAGCTCTCCATCGACGACTTCGGCACCGGTTATTCCAGCCTGTCCTATCTGAAGCGCTTCGACATCGACAAGCTCAAGATCGACCAGAGTTTCGTGCGCGACCTGGGTAGCGACGAGGACGATGCCGCCATCGTGCGGGCCGTGATCCAGATGGCGCACGGCCTCAATCTCAAGACCATAGCCGAGGGCGTGGAAACCGTAGAGATGCTGGAGAGCCTGTGCCGTTTCGGCTGCGACGAGGCCCAAGGTTACCACTTCGCCCGACCCATGCCGGCCGCGGAGATGACGGACTTCCTGCGCCGTGTGGTGGCCGAGCCGGTCGCTACGCCCTTGAACCAGCGCGGCTGA
- a CDS encoding site-specific integrase, whose translation MPKKAKELSALAVAKLKAEGRYAVGGADGLHLRIVGDSRSWVLRLVVGERTNASGKPVVHRRDMGLGSYPEITLAEAREKARELRKQVKDGIDPLERKKQDREAQRVQHSRSKNFRDCAKVVIANKARELKNAKHIAQWESTLETYAYPVIGDRIIATISRGDVVEILKPIWSTKHETASRLRGRIETIWDYGKAMEYCTGDNPAAWKGNLEPILGRVKRKKSSHPSLPYSQVGEFMVELRKREGVTARALEFAILTAVRSNEVFGATWNELNLKESTWTIPGERMKAEKEHRVPLSDEAKRLLQALFKIKNNDLVFPAPRGGKLSDMSITMLIRRMHQDELDAGRSGFLDPKQNKVVTTHGFRSTFRDWSADETDYPREVCEHALAHKLPDEVEAAYLRTDYLAKRTNLMADWAKYCGEMQIKD comes from the coding sequence ATGCCAAAGAAAGCCAAGGAATTATCTGCACTAGCGGTAGCAAAGCTCAAAGCTGAAGGGCGGTACGCCGTCGGCGGAGCGGATGGCTTGCACCTACGCATCGTCGGGGACTCTCGTTCGTGGGTCCTGCGGCTTGTGGTGGGGGAGCGTACAAATGCCAGTGGCAAACCAGTAGTTCATCGTCGTGACATGGGGCTGGGCAGCTACCCCGAAATCACCTTGGCCGAGGCCCGTGAAAAAGCCCGTGAACTGCGTAAGCAGGTTAAAGACGGCATTGACCCCCTGGAGCGCAAGAAGCAAGACCGCGAAGCCCAGCGTGTCCAGCATTCCAGATCCAAGAACTTCCGTGACTGCGCGAAGGTGGTGATCGCCAACAAAGCGCGTGAACTAAAGAACGCCAAGCACATCGCCCAATGGGAATCGACGCTGGAAACCTACGCCTATCCCGTCATCGGCGACCGCATCATCGCAACAATCAGCCGGGGCGATGTCGTGGAGATTCTCAAACCCATCTGGAGTACGAAACACGAAACGGCCAGTCGTCTTCGTGGACGTATTGAGACCATCTGGGATTACGGCAAGGCGATGGAATATTGCACGGGTGACAACCCAGCAGCTTGGAAAGGCAACCTGGAGCCGATCCTGGGGAGGGTTAAGCGCAAGAAAAGCTCCCATCCCTCCTTGCCGTATAGCCAAGTCGGTGAGTTCATGGTTGAACTTCGCAAACGTGAGGGCGTAACTGCCCGTGCGCTGGAGTTCGCCATCCTCACTGCAGTTCGATCAAATGAAGTCTTCGGAGCGACCTGGAACGAGCTCAACTTGAAAGAATCTACCTGGACGATTCCGGGCGAACGCATGAAAGCCGAGAAGGAGCACCGTGTACCCTTGTCGGATGAGGCGAAGAGGCTGCTCCAAGCTCTGTTCAAGATCAAAAACAACGACCTGGTCTTTCCGGCTCCGCGCGGGGGCAAGCTATCGGATATGTCGATCACCATGCTGATCCGGCGAATGCATCAGGATGAGTTGGATGCAGGACGTAGTGGCTTTCTGGATCCGAAGCAAAACAAGGTGGTGACTACGCACGGATTTCGCTCCACGTTCCGGGACTGGTCGGCAGACGAAACCGACTACCCGCGTGAAGTATGTGAACACGCTCTGGCCCACAAATTGCCAGACGAAGTCGAAGCTGCTTACCTGCGGACAGACTACCTGGCCAAGCGCACCAATTTGATGGCAGATTGGGCTAAATACTGTGGCGAGATGCAAATAAAAGACTAA